The segment ATCCCGTCTATTCCGCGAGGGGTTTTCCCTTCACCACCTGCCCGGTTAGCTCAGACGGTAGAGCGCGTTCTTGGTAAGAACGAGGTCACGAGTTCAAGTCTCGTACCAGGCTCGGGCGCGGAAGCGCGCCGCAGTTGTGGCTGTAGCTCAGTTGGTAGAGCGCCTGGTTGTGGCCCAGGAGGTCGCCGGATCGAGGCCGGTCAGCCACCCCACGTATTCGCCCTCGTAGCTCAGGGGATAGAGCGCCTGCCTCCGGAGCAGGAGGTCGAAGGTTCGAATCCTTTCGAGGGCACGCAACACTACCTGGCCCCCATCGTCTAGCGGCCCAGGACACCGGCCTTTCACGTCGGCAGCACGGGTTCGAATCCCGTTGGGGGTACTAGCCGCGATCAGCGGAAAGCAACTACTTGGCTCCATCGTCTAATGGCAGGACGCCGGCTTCTCAAGTCGGTGACGGGGGATCGATACCCCCTGGAGCTACCACGCGCCCATAGCTCAGTTGGATAGAGCGCCGGTCTACGGAACCGGAGGCCGGGAGTTCGAGTCTCTCTGGGCGCACGCAAGACGAAACACCGGCCGGTGTAGCTCAGTTGGCAGAGCGGGCCCCTCATAAGGGCTGTGCGCTGGATCGAGACCAGCCATCGGTACGTATGTCCGGCCCGCCTGGCCCAATTGGCAGAGGTGCCGCACTCAACATGCGGAAGTTCCCGGTTCGAGTCCGGGGGCGGGCACCGTGGAGACTTTCTGGAGTCTCCTTACACATGAGTCGTATTGGATGCCGCTGCGTAGGCCTATGCGCAGCCGGAGAGCCCCAAGGGGCCGGCGATCCAAGTCCCGCCAACGGGCCGGCCGATCAACGGTGGCGGGATGAAACATAGGTCAGGCTTGTATAGCTCAGTTGGTAGAGCACCTGTTTCACACGCAGGTTGTCCGGGGCTCAAATCCCTGTGCAGGCACGGAATCCGTAAACCGAGGCCCCAGAGATGGGCAGTGCCTGAAATCGCGGACGGGGTAACGCCACGACACGGCGGGAGGCACGACGGTCTGGCCGGAATGCCTCCACTTGCTTGTATAGCTCAGTTGGCAGAGCGCCCGCTCGACATGCGGGTTGTCCGGGGTTCGAGTCCCTGTGCAAGCACTCCAGGCTGAGACACTGCAGCCGTTCGAAGTGCTGTGACCAGTTTGCGGTCGGCCCAAGGGACACCATTCAGTGTTACTGCTTCCCTAGCTCATCAGGTAGAGCACCGTGCTTGTAACACGGGGGTGGCCGGTTCGAGTCCGGCGGGAAGCTCGAGGGGCGGCACGTCCCGACAGACAAGGACCGTCAGTGCGCAACGGGGTGTAGCTCAGCTTGGCTAGAGCGCCTGGTTTGGGACCAGGAGGCCGCAGGTTCAAATCCTGTTACCCCGACGATCCACCCGCCCTTTTAGCTCAGTCGGTAGAGCATCTGTTTCGTAATCAGAAGGTCGCCAGTTCGATTCTGGCAAAGGGCTCGAACCTGTCAGTGGGAGTAGTTACCCCGCCCGGAATACCCGTCAAACTAACGGGCCGGAGTCGGACAGGATTCACGCTGGTTGGCGAAATTGGCATCGCGCCTGCCGTAGGAGGCAGGAGTTCACCCCGGATGAGAGTCCGGGCAGGAGCGTGCTCCTGGGTTCGACACCGTGGCCGGTGGCGCAGAAAGAAAATCGGGGTATGGCGCAGTTTGGTAGCGCGCGTCGTTCGGGACGACGAGGTCGCAGGTTCAAATCCTGTTACCCCGACTCTGCAGTGATGCAGATAATGGCGGGATGGCAGAGCGGCCGAATGCAACTGCCTCGAAAACAGTCGCCCGGGCAACCGGGCCGGGGGTTCAAATCCCTCTCCCGCCGCACATGTGATGAGTCGAGACATCCTTCACGGATGAGTCGGGTCATCGGTTACACCCCGGTCTTCGGACCGGGGTGTTTTTCTTTGTCTGGCCTGGTAGTCGCGGGTGGGGTCGATGGTGAGTTCGTGGATGATCTCTCCGGTGGTTGTGTCGCTGATGGTGACGTCGGTGTCGTGTATGAGCATCAGGACGTGCTTGCCGGCATAGGCGCGGCCGATGCCGATGTGGCGGAGCCGGCCCGCATGGCGGAGGGTGAGTTTCCCGTACTGGTCCACGCGGTCTACGCGTCGGCGCCAGTGGTCTCCCTGTTTGGCTCCGGCCGGTGCTGCTTTAGGCGTTGCGGTGTAGGCAGTGGCCGGTGTTCGCCGGTCCAGGGCCCGGTGCGGGCGTTCGTGGTTGTAGATGTGCCGGAACTTTCCCAGCTGCTCGTTGAGGTCATTCAGCATGTGGGCCCGCGGCTGTCCGGTCAGCCATTTCTTCAGGGTCTGGTGGAAGCGTTCGATTTTGCCCTGGGTCTGCGGGTGGCTCGGGGAGCCGTTCTTCTGCGTGATGCCCAGGGCATGGAGCTGGTGTTCGAAGGCGTTCCGCCCGCCCCGGCCGCCGGCGAGGCGGGTCGTGTAGACCATGCCGTTGTCAGTCAGGGTCGAGGCCGGCACCCCGTATTCGGCGGCGGCGGTGAGGAATGTGGCCACCACGGCAGTGACTGTGACGGGTGTGAACGCGGTGCAGGCGAGCAGGTAGCGGGAGTGGTCATCGAGGAAGTTCAGGATCTCTGTATCGGTCCCGTCGGCCAGTGCCCAGTGGGTGAAGTCGGACTGCCAGGTCTCGTTGGGCTGGTGCGCTTCGAAACGGTGCAGGGAGGCCCTCGGCCGCTTCTTCGGTTCGGGACGGATAAGGCCTGCGGTATGCAGGATCCGGCGGATCGTGGAGGTCGAGGGCGTGGGCAGGCCTTCACGGTTCAGGTGCCAGGCAATCGTGACAGGGCCCGCGTCCAGCCCGGCGGCGTCCAGTTCCCGGCGCAGGGCCAGGATACGTGCTGTGACTGCGTCGTCAGTGCAGCGGGGATTGCTGAGCGGCCGTTTCGATCGCGGTTCGACGGCGGCGATACCTCCTTCGGCTTCGCGCCGGAGGAGCTCGTGCACCCAGCGGCGGCTGACACCGTAGCGGCGGGCCGCGGCAGCGACGGTCAGGCCTTGGTCACGGACTGCGAGGACGATAACTTTCTGCTTCGACATGAATCATGCTCAACCATCCCCGGTGTGAACCATGTCCCGACTCACCGGTGAAGTGTCAGCTGTGAACCATGTCCCGACTCATATGTGAACTATGTCGTGAAACTACACACCTCTCCCGCCGCACACATGGTCACCGTCAGAAGTCCACCACTGAAAGGGACCCCATGGGCCTCAGCTTCCGCAAAACCATCAACCTCGGCAAGAAGACCCGACTGAATGTCTCCAAGTCAGGCGTCTCGGCGTCGCGCAAGATCGGGCCGGTCACAGTCAATAGCCGGGGACGGATCACGATCCGCTTGGGCAAAGGTCTTTCCTGGCGTCAGTAGCATTACCCGGCACGGATTGATCCATGCCGGCCAACGGGATGTGGCGCAGCTTGGTAGCGCACCTGGCTGGGGGCCAGGGGGCCGCAGGTTCAAATCCTGTCTTCCCGACGCGAGTGGCTATGGGGCAGTTATCTGTCCCAGCGGGCCTCGTCAGTCCACCGGGTCCGCGGGCTGGCGGCCTCTTCGGCCTGGGACTTGGCGTCGTTCCAGGCGCTTTTGAAGAACGAGCGAGCAGCCAGTGCGAACAGGGCAGCCACTCCTGTCCAAGCTACCTTCTCAAAGTTGTCCATGTCTTCCCCACATCAATCGACGATCCATCGAGCATAGCCGCCCAGGTTGCGGCGCGCTGGAAATCGTCGGTCGGCGGGTACACGCCGGGTTCACCCGGCCCGCACCACACCGGCTCCGGCCGGCTCGGTCTCTTAGCTCAGTTGGTAGAGCGCGTGTCTGAAAAGCACGAGGTCCCCGGTTCAAGCCCGGGAGTGGCCACTGGGGTGCAAGCCCTCCTCGTCCGCAGGTACGTGAACCTGCAATGTTGGTGTGGCGTAGTGGTAACGCAGCAGTCTGCCAGTCTGCAGTCGCGGGTTCGATCCCCGTCGCCGACTCGATTCACCAATGCCGTCGAAGCCCTGAAGGTAGGGCGCCTGGCTTCCAACCAGGAGATAGCGGGTTCGATCCCCGTCGCCGGCTCGATCGGCGCCTTGTGCGCCGTCATGCCTCCGTAGCTCAGTGGATAGAGCGGCGGCCTTCTAATCCGCATGTCGCAAGTTTGAATCTTGCCGGGGGCGCTAGATCTGCTTCACTATCTGTTCCGGCGCACCTACTCTTGCCGATGGCGCTCCATGGCCGCGGCAGTGATGACCTCGTCGGGCTCCAGCCTGGTGCCCCTGAAGCCGTCCATGAGGTCGTCGAGGTAGATGAACGAAACGCCGTCGGTCGGGTCAGCATCCCTGACAGTCTTTGCCTCAATGTTGGCCTGGATTTCGACTGGATCGATCTCCGTCCCGGAGGTCGCGGCCTCGAGGTCCTTGATATAGACGAACGCCGGCCCGGGGGAGTGGACTGCTGATCGGAGAGTGTTCATTTGTATCCACGCGTCCAGCTTGGCGGCGTCGATCTGCTTGTCTGCCGGGATCTTCGACTGATGCATGGCACGACGTTATCGGAAACCTCGCCGGCTATGGCGATCAGCACGCCAAAGCGTTTAGCACAGCTTGCATAGAGCATCCGCTTTGGGAGCGAAAGGCCGCAGTTTCGGATACCGATACTCCGACAAAAGATTTCATGCGGGACTGCCTACATTCCGGCGACGGTTTGTGCGGCTCGTTGCGCCAGGTATTCCTCTAGCGGCTCGGTCCGGTAGAGTGGCCGTTCTGACCGATCCCAACCGGCCTGTGTTGCGAATCCCAAGGCCCCACTCTCGGAAATATAGATTCCGTCAGCCCGGGGTGTGTCGGTTCGAACGATTCCTCTCAGGAGCTTTTCGTAGCCAGAACCCAGGTGATGGCAATAGGTGGCTACTTGATCTGCTCCACCGCCTATTAGCGATACGGTTTGCGACAGGACGATCCTGCCGTCCGAGTCGATGACTAGGGCCTGAGCGGACCTCTCAGTGTTGGTTATTGTCTTCGAGAACGGCTTGAGCGCGTAGGCCGATATGTCTGTCTGCTGGGATGGGTAGCCGTCCATGACCGTCATCTTCGGCCATCGTGCAGACTGCAGCTCTGCGAACACCTCGCTGACCAGGCCCTTCAGCAGGGGCTCCACCTCGGCCAGGATCCCGGAACGAACAGCCGCGGTCTCCAATCGGGAGGCTTCCCGAGCCTCCACTTTGAGCACCTCGCCTTGGAGCTTCTGCCGAAAGATGTCCTTGAATCCCACTAATACCCCCCGTGATGTCGAGATGCCTGTGGTGTCAGTGTAGACACCGCCTAGAAGCAGTGAGGGAGTTACCGGTGAAGTTTTCTTCCTGCGCCGCACACATGAGAGAAGTCAGGGGCGCCGAACACGGCCAGTGACCGGGTGCTTCCGCCCGATCGAACACTCTGAGAATGGTGGCTCGTAAACGAAGCCCAGTTGGCCAAGCTGGGACATCAAAAAGGACATAGCGGTGGAGGGCCTGTTCGGTGCCAGAGACCGCGTTTGGGGACCTAGCTCAGTGGCAGAGCGAGGGATGGGAGGGCGCCCTTCATCCATCCTTGGTCAGCGGTTCGAATCCGCTGGTCTCCTCGAGGCAGCTTCGGCGGCCTTACCAAAGGGGGTGACTTGGTTTCGATACCGCCTGATCATTCCGGGAAGAAGCGGGTAAGGAAGCGCACGGGAATCCTTTCAAAAATCCGGGCAACAAGAGATGCCAACGCAACTCGCAACGACTACAGCCTCGCCGCTTAATTGCGACGGGACCTAAGCGTGGTCTGTCTCAAACCGCATCAGGCAAATGGTTTCGGCCGCGGTTTAGGCATCAGCTAAAGGACACCTGAGTGACGGCAGCGCTGCGGGCCGGCATTCGTATCAGCAGCTAGACCGGGACGGTCCGTTGTTCGCCATGAACCGGCCGGGTCGATAAGCACCAAGGCGGACTACACCCGTAGAAGAGCTCGGAATCAGGGGGTACACAGGGGTTCGAATCCCCTCACCTCCACGACTCAGGCCGGGGCGCCACACCAGTGACTCCGGCCTTTTACCTGGCGCTGTGGGCGAATTGGCAAGCCGGCAGACTGCAAATCTGTGCCTTCGGGCATTGCCGGTTCGAGTCCGGTCGGCGCCTCTGAGTTATGCCTGGAAGTTTGGCCGAGTGGCAAGGCAACTGTCTTGAAAACAGTAGTCGGGTGTGAAAGCCCGCGGGGGTTCGATCCCCTCAACTTCCGCGACGGTGACGCCTAGCGATCCCTCCGCACACATGAAGTCTGCCGGGAAAACCGGCCTTCAGCCGGAAGGAACCTCCATGTCCACCACATTCAGCGCCGTCCCTGGCCCGGTCACTGGCTTCGCCATCTCCTGCGTCCACGGCCCGACAGACCACCTCTTCGAGTCCTACCCGGCCGTCCAGGAGTTCCTGCAGGCTGAGCTGGACGCCCACGGCGGCACCGGCCACCTGGCTGGTTGCGGTAACGACTTCTGCGCCGCGATGCGCATGTCCATTGAGGCTCTCGAGGCCGACCCATCCCCGCGGATGCGGGTCTCCAACTCCAACGGCGGGGCCCTGGCGTCTTTGCTCGGCTACCCCGCGGACGGCTATTCCGTCTCCGGGTCTGACACCGCGGAGGTCTTCCGGGACCGTGTCCTGGCCGCCCAGTCCACGAACTCGGACAGCGGCTACACTGCCGATCGGCTCGTGGAGCTGCTCGACATCGCCGAGTTCTGCGCCGCCCGCGGCCGAGATGTCCAGTGGGCCTGAACGGCGCTGGTGCCACCCGTCTACGCATGCTTCCTTCGTGAGCCCCTCAGTAATTAGCGCCGTCCGGCCCGTAGCGGAGATCGTCCCGTTCGACCCGAAGACACATCTCCAGGGCGCCGTCGAAGCGCTGCTGCGGTTGCGCCGCGCCGGGGGCCTCTATCCTCCGCGCAACGTGAAGGCCGCCATCAGTGACTTCGCCTACTGGCTCCTCAGCGAGGAGGTCCTGGGCCGCTGGGTCGCGCTCATTGATGGCCAGGTCGCAGGGCACATCGCCCTCACCGCTCCCCATCCGTACCTGACCGACGCCCTCGCCAGCATGGATCAGGTGCCCGTGGAGCCCGACGGTTTCTGCGAGGTCTCCAAGTTTTTCGTTGACCCGGACGCCCAAGACCGCGGAGTCGGCGCAGCGTTGTTCGACGCGGCAATCGGCTTCGCCCGCAGCCAGGGCCTTCAGCCGGCATTGGCTGTCGTGGACACGTCCCTTGCCGCCCGGCGGTTCTTTGGCCGCCACGGCATGACAGAAGCGGGCAGTCTCCGCGGGATCCACGGTGAAAAATTCGTGTTCGTCGGCGCGGCCAAGACCGTCTGGCGTCGGGAACCGGCCGTCACCGCTCGGGCCGCATAGGAAAGCCCAGACACCACCGGCCCCACCGACGAGGAACCCTTATGGCACCGCAATACCCCGTTAACCCCGAGTTGAAAAGCTTTGTCAGCACGCAGCTGCTGTTCACCCGCATGGACGAGAACGCGGCAACCGACGCCCTGGAATTCCTGGGGGTGGCAGAGGCCGGGAATGAGACGGCCGAGCACCTCATCGTGCCGGCCGAACTGGTCGGCGTCTAGCACCCCTGAACGCCCGCACCCCGAACATTCAATCCTTTTTGAAAGAGACCCGTGAGCACTTCACTCCCCGCCGAACCCCTCATCCGCGACGTCATCATCGTTGGTTCAGGACCGGCCGGCTACACCGCCGGTATCTACACCGGACGCGCCAACCGCAAGCCTCTGATCGTGGCCGGGATGATGGAGCCGGGTGGGGAGTTGATGAAAACCACGGTGGTCGAAAACTACCCCGGCTACTCCTATGGCATCGAAGGTCCCGACCTGATGGACAACATGCAGGGACAGGCCGAACGCTTCGGTGCGGAGATCCTGTTTGAGGAGGCCACGGACCTCGAACTGGACGGCCCGGTCAAGAAGGTCACTACGAC is part of the Arthrobacter methylotrophus genome and harbors:
- a CDS encoding IS481 family transposase produces the protein MSKQKVIVLAVRDQGLTVAAAARRYGVSRRWVHELLRREAEGGIAAVEPRSKRPLSNPRCTDDAVTARILALRRELDAAGLDAGPVTIAWHLNREGLPTPSTSTIRRILHTAGLIRPEPKKRPRASLHRFEAHQPNETWQSDFTHWALADGTDTEILNFLDDHSRYLLACTAFTPVTVTAVVATFLTAAAEYGVPASTLTDNGMVYTTRLAGGRGGRNAFEHQLHALGITQKNGSPSHPQTQGKIERFHQTLKKWLTGQPRAHMLNDLNEQLGKFRHIYNHERPHRALDRRTPATAYTATPKAAPAGAKQGDHWRRRVDRVDQYGKLTLRHAGRLRHIGIGRAYAGKHVLMLIHDTDVTISDTTTGEIIHELTIDPTRDYQARQRKTPRSEDRGVTDDPTHP
- a CDS encoding DUF4236 domain-containing protein — encoded protein: MGLSFRKTINLGKKTRLNVSKSGVSASRKIGPVTVNSRGRITIRLGKGLSWRQ
- a CDS encoding GNAT family N-acetyltransferase; its protein translation is MSPSVISAVRPVAEIVPFDPKTHLQGAVEALLRLRRAGGLYPPRNVKAAISDFAYWLLSEEVLGRWVALIDGQVAGHIALTAPHPYLTDALASMDQVPVEPDGFCEVSKFFVDPDAQDRGVGAALFDAAIGFARSQGLQPALAVVDTSLAARRFFGRHGMTEAGSLRGIHGEKFVFVGAAKTVWRREPAVTARAA